A genomic region of Limnochordia bacterium contains the following coding sequences:
- a CDS encoding bifunctional folylpolyglutamate synthase/dihydrofolate synthase produces the protein MGYIEAVEYLESLARFGSKPGLSRIRQLAQSLGDPQERFPAIHIAGTNGKGSTARMTAAILSAHGLKTGLYTSPHIGVFNERFMIDGEPISDQGLSALVDKLQPITQQGLEQPTEFEVCTALALEYFAQEAVDCAVIEVGLGGRFDATNIIVPEVAVITHIALDHMGVLGTTLEQIAFEKAGIIKTGKPLVLTPQSSAARGVILDIAKAQHSAVYELDPASWHVQEVSLDGTVFTYEDQRIHLNLLGRHQIINACAAITGARVFLQDRFCWRLVHKSLGEVSWPGRLEIMGTNPLILLDGAHNLDGAEVLKQAICDLLPTRRIVFLMSIMEDKEVDAILRTLLPRGKVAVFTQPKQSRTRPTSPHELRQRASAYLDEVYAELDPGVALEQALRLIDVDDVLCISGSLYLVRELRQLLCRNYHVG, from the coding sequence GTGGGATATATTGAAGCGGTAGAGTATCTAGAAAGTCTAGCCCGGTTTGGCTCCAAGCCGGGCCTTTCACGTATTAGGCAACTGGCCCAAAGCTTAGGCGACCCGCAGGAACGCTTTCCAGCAATTCATATAGCTGGAACCAATGGAAAGGGGTCTACCGCCCGGATGACCGCGGCAATCTTAAGCGCCCATGGACTAAAGACAGGCCTTTATACTTCACCTCACATTGGTGTATTCAATGAACGCTTCATGATCGATGGGGAACCAATCTCTGATCAAGGCCTCAGTGCCCTTGTGGATAAGTTGCAGCCGATTACCCAACAGGGGTTGGAGCAACCCACTGAATTTGAGGTCTGTACGGCATTAGCCCTAGAATATTTTGCCCAAGAAGCCGTAGACTGTGCTGTCATTGAAGTGGGGTTAGGGGGCAGGTTTGATGCGACCAACATTATTGTGCCAGAGGTTGCGGTGATTACCCACATTGCCTTGGACCACATGGGGGTTCTTGGGACCACCCTTGAACAGATTGCCTTTGAGAAGGCGGGTATCATTAAGACTGGTAAACCATTAGTATTAACCCCACAATCCAGCGCTGCAAGAGGGGTGATCCTGGACATAGCTAAGGCGCAGCACAGTGCTGTATATGAGCTTGACCCTGCGTCTTGGCACGTGCAAGAAGTCTCGTTGGACGGGACAGTCTTTACCTATGAGGATCAGAGGATACACTTAAATCTACTCGGGCGTCACCAAATCATCAATGCTTGTGCGGCTATCACCGGGGCGAGGGTCTTCCTACAAGACCGGTTCTGTTGGAGGTTAGTGCATAAAAGCCTGGGTGAGGTCAGTTGGCCGGGCAGGCTGGAGATCATGGGCACAAATCCCTTAATCCTTCTAGATGGTGCCCATAATCTAGATGGAGCCGAGGTACTTAAGCAGGCTATTTGTGATCTGCTCCCAACGCGGAGAATTGTGTTCTTGATGAGTATTATGGAGGACAAAGAAGTGGACGCTATACTGAGGACCCTTTTGCCTAGGGGTAAAGTCGCGGTATTTACTCAACCAAAGCAAAGCCGGACGCGACCCACTTCACCCCATGAGCTAAGGCAACGGGCCAGCGCATATCTAGATGAGGTCTACGCTGAGCTAGATCCAGGTGTTGCACTAGAACAAGCGTTGAGACTAATTGATGTTGACGATGTTCTTTGCATTAGCGGTTCGTTGTATCTGGTACGGGAACTGCGCCAGCTGTTGTGCAGGAATTACCACGTAGGTTGA
- a CDS encoding SPOR domain-containing protein: MSTDKKETSSKGLSKFGFAMVLVAVGACAIFIGFLIGQWLMDLLSPSTPTIAFDPTEVMNSVDKNNDPSNSLSADTVKSSSSPNTTSPKTEEQNGLYRVQVGSFSIRENAEQLANRLKAAGYEVYITPKPYRVQVGAFSQRSNAERLLEELKGLGYTDGFITQ, translated from the coding sequence ATGTCTACAGACAAGAAAGAGACAAGCAGTAAGGGGCTAAGTAAATTTGGATTTGCGATGGTGCTCGTTGCCGTTGGGGCTTGTGCCATTTTTATTGGATTTCTAATTGGTCAATGGTTAATGGATCTACTTAGTCCTAGCACGCCGACTATTGCTTTTGACCCAACAGAGGTTATGAATTCCGTGGATAAAAACAACGATCCATCTAATTCCCTGTCTGCGGACACTGTTAAGTCGAGCTCGTCACCGAATACGACTAGCCCTAAGACGGAGGAACAGAATGGTCTGTACCGGGTGCAAGTTGGTTCCTTTAGCATTAGGGAAAACGCCGAACAATTGGCCAATCGGTTAAAAGCCGCAGGCTATGAAGTATACATTACTCCTAAACCTTACCGGGTGCAAGTTGGTGCCTTTAGTCAGCGGTCCAACGCAGAACGTCTTTTGGAGGAACTAAAGGGACTAGGATATACCGATGGGTTTATCACGCAGTAG